In Ruania zhangjianzhongii, the following proteins share a genomic window:
- a CDS encoding rhodanese-like domain-containing protein has product MTLTTGTTWDLVLSAPTRRSTRAGGCGMSPRALYQELLYDRVRVVDLRTSAERSAGVLHPDFPLDVVHPAELVAHLVNTPALQPVVLLSQDGTAAAAAADQLRTLGLAQVGYADGGYRAWAEAGLPVLGHTG; this is encoded by the coding sequence ATGACTCTTACCACCGGAACCACCTGGGACCTCGTCCTCAGTGCGCCCACCCGGCGCAGCACTCGGGCCGGTGGGTGTGGGATGAGCCCGCGGGCGCTGTACCAGGAGCTGCTCTACGACCGGGTGCGGGTGGTGGACCTGCGCACCAGCGCTGAGCGATCGGCGGGCGTGCTGCACCCGGACTTTCCCCTGGACGTGGTGCACCCGGCCGAGCTGGTCGCACACCTGGTGAACACTCCTGCTCTGCAGCCGGTGGTGCTGCTCAGCCAGGACGGCACCGCCGCCGCTGCTGCGGCGGACCAGCTCCGCACGCTCGGTCTTGCCCAGGTGGGCTACGCCGACGGCGGTTACCGGGCGTGGGCCGAGGCCGGTCTCCCAGTTCTCGGCCACACCGGCTGA
- a CDS encoding cupin domain-containing protein — MLDQRWIFHDDVPTTAAGEGVTRRVLAYDSEVMCVENTFAADAVGPLHHHPHTQITYVVSGVFEFEIDGVVKTVRAGDSMLKSSNVPHGCVCREAGVLLDLFTPMREDFV, encoded by the coding sequence ATGCTCGATCAGCGATGGATCTTCCACGACGACGTTCCGACGACCGCGGCTGGGGAGGGCGTCACCCGCCGGGTGCTGGCCTACGACAGCGAGGTGATGTGCGTGGAGAACACCTTCGCGGCGGACGCTGTCGGCCCGCTGCACCACCACCCGCACACCCAGATCACCTATGTGGTCAGCGGAGTGTTCGAGTTCGAGATCGACGGAGTGGTCAAGACGGTCCGCGCCGGGGACTCGATGCTGAAGTCCAGCAACGTCCCGCACGGCTGTGTGTGCCGTGAGGCCGGTGTGCTGCTGGATCTGTTCACGCCGATGCGCGAGGACTTCGTCTGA
- a CDS encoding M13 family metallopeptidase → MDPTVRAQDDLFRHVNGTWLATHEIPADRGRDGTLHQLHDQAEKDVRDLITEAAAVPADDPAGAEAAKIAAVYASFMDTEKVEALGTEPLDLELSLVRAAADHSELAAVLGALQRSGVGGVIAPFVDVDAADPTRYRVYLEQSGLGLPDEAYYTDEAHAGVREAYPPHLARMLTLAGVVTGAEAADAAERIMTLETRLAGHHWDNVRSRDAQATHNPMTAEALRAHAPGFDWDAWTTALGDAGALAEVVVRQPEFLTGFGTLWADGDLADWKLWLSWRVVRARAPYLTESVVAENFDFVGRTMTGAQQIRERWKRAVSLVQGVLGEAVGKLYVSRHFPPSHKDAMDVLVADLIEAYRQSITDLDWMSPATQELALTKLEAFTPKIGYPVKWRDYSALRVRADDLLGNVRAAHAFDTDYELGKLGGPIDRDEWFMTPQTVNAYYNPTMNEIVFPAAILQPPFFDVEADDATNYGAIGAVIGHEIGHGFDDQGSRYDGAGRLHDWWTESDRAEFDQRTQALIAQFDQISPAQLDDAQQVNGALTVGENIGDIGGLGIAIKAYRIALARSGREAEVIDGLTDMQRLFVGWARAWRTKVRDKEMLRLLAIDPHAPDEIRCNAVVRNLDEFYTAFDVQPGDGLYLPPEERVQIW, encoded by the coding sequence ATGGATCCCACCGTACGGGCGCAGGACGACCTGTTCCGGCACGTCAACGGCACCTGGCTGGCGACTCACGAGATCCCGGCCGACCGCGGCCGGGACGGCACCCTCCACCAGCTCCACGACCAGGCGGAGAAGGACGTGCGCGACCTGATCACCGAAGCAGCCGCGGTACCCGCTGACGACCCGGCCGGCGCCGAGGCCGCGAAGATCGCCGCCGTGTACGCCTCGTTCATGGACACCGAGAAGGTTGAGGCGCTCGGCACCGAACCGCTCGATCTGGAGCTCAGCCTGGTGCGGGCCGCGGCCGACCACAGCGAGCTCGCGGCAGTGCTGGGAGCACTGCAGCGCAGTGGAGTGGGTGGGGTGATCGCCCCGTTCGTGGACGTCGACGCCGCCGACCCGACCCGGTACCGGGTGTACCTGGAGCAGTCCGGGCTCGGCCTGCCGGACGAGGCCTACTACACCGATGAGGCACACGCGGGAGTGCGCGAGGCCTATCCCCCGCACCTCGCCCGGATGCTCACCCTGGCCGGTGTGGTCACCGGCGCCGAGGCCGCCGACGCGGCCGAGCGGATCATGACCCTGGAGACCCGGCTCGCCGGCCACCACTGGGACAACGTGCGCAGCCGCGACGCCCAGGCCACCCACAACCCGATGACCGCGGAGGCGTTGCGCGCACACGCTCCCGGCTTCGACTGGGACGCGTGGACCACCGCACTCGGTGACGCCGGCGCCCTGGCCGAGGTGGTGGTGCGGCAGCCGGAGTTCCTCACCGGCTTCGGCACGCTGTGGGCCGACGGTGACCTGGCGGACTGGAAGCTGTGGCTCAGCTGGCGAGTGGTCCGCGCCCGTGCGCCGTACCTGACCGAATCCGTGGTGGCGGAGAACTTCGACTTCGTCGGCCGCACGATGACCGGAGCGCAGCAGATCCGCGAGCGGTGGAAGCGTGCCGTCTCCCTGGTGCAGGGGGTGCTCGGCGAAGCGGTCGGCAAGCTGTATGTCTCCCGGCACTTCCCGCCGTCGCACAAGGACGCGATGGATGTGTTGGTCGCCGACCTGATCGAGGCCTACCGGCAATCCATCACGGACCTGGACTGGATGAGCCCGGCCACTCAGGAGCTGGCCCTGACCAAGCTCGAGGCCTTCACGCCGAAGATCGGCTACCCGGTGAAGTGGCGGGACTACTCCGCACTGCGGGTGCGCGCTGACGACCTGCTCGGGAACGTCCGCGCCGCGCACGCGTTCGACACGGACTACGAGCTGGGCAAGCTCGGCGGACCGATCGACCGCGACGAGTGGTTCATGACACCGCAGACGGTGAACGCGTACTACAACCCGACGATGAACGAGATCGTCTTTCCCGCGGCGATCCTGCAGCCGCCGTTCTTCGACGTCGAGGCTGATGACGCCACCAACTACGGGGCGATCGGGGCCGTGATCGGACACGAGATCGGGCACGGGTTCGACGATCAGGGCAGCCGTTACGACGGCGCGGGCCGGCTGCACGACTGGTGGACCGAGTCCGACCGGGCCGAGTTCGACCAGCGCACCCAGGCGTTGATCGCCCAGTTCGACCAGATCTCCCCAGCACAGCTCGACGATGCCCAGCAGGTGAACGGCGCGCTGACGGTCGGGGAGAACATCGGCGACATCGGCGGCCTGGGAATCGCGATCAAGGCCTATCGGATCGCGCTGGCCCGCTCCGGCCGCGAGGCCGAGGTGATCGACGGACTCACCGACATGCAGCGGCTGTTCGTGGGCTGGGCCCGCGCCTGGCGCACCAAGGTCCGGGACAAGGAGATGCTCCGCCTGCTGGCGATCGACCCGCACGCCCCGGACGAGATCCGGTGCAATGCGGTGGTGCGGAACCTGGACGAGTTCTACACCGCTTTCGACGTCCAGCCCGGAGACGGGCTCTACCTCCCGCCCGAGGAGCGGGTGCAGATCTGGTGA
- a CDS encoding DsbA family protein, which produces MSTQTEIPDTGTEEQSTDVADFWFDPACPWAWMTSRWITEVEKVRDITVRWHIMSLSVLNEGREELDAGYREMLGKAIGPVRVINAARQLHGEQWVKPLYDAIGTRFHPGGRGEDRHAVLVEALDEVGLPAELIRYAETDELDESLRASHAKGISLVGEDVGTPVVAFNGTAFFGPVITPAPKGEEAGRLWDGVVAVAAYPGFYELKRTRSQGPIFD; this is translated from the coding sequence GTGAGCACGCAGACCGAGATCCCCGACACCGGTACCGAAGAGCAGTCCACGGATGTGGCGGACTTCTGGTTTGACCCCGCCTGCCCGTGGGCTTGGATGACCTCCCGCTGGATCACCGAGGTGGAGAAGGTCCGCGATATCACCGTGCGTTGGCACATCATGAGCCTGTCCGTGCTGAACGAGGGGCGCGAGGAGCTCGATGCCGGCTACCGGGAGATGCTCGGCAAGGCGATCGGCCCGGTCCGGGTGATCAACGCCGCCCGCCAGCTGCACGGCGAGCAGTGGGTCAAGCCGCTCTACGACGCGATCGGCACCCGGTTCCACCCCGGTGGTCGGGGCGAGGACCGGCACGCCGTGCTGGTGGAGGCGCTCGACGAGGTCGGTCTGCCGGCAGAGCTGATCCGGTATGCCGAGACCGACGAGCTGGACGAGTCGCTGCGCGCCTCGCACGCGAAGGGCATCTCGCTGGTCGGCGAGGATGTCGGTACGCCGGTGGTGGCGTTCAATGGCACGGCGTTCTTCGGCCCGGTGATCACCCCCGCACCGAAGGGTGAGGAAGCCGGTCGGCTCTGGGACGGGGTGGTGGCGGTGGCGGCCTATCCGGGCTTCTACGAGCTCAAGCGCACCCGGTCTCAGGGACCGATCTTCGACTGA
- a CDS encoding aminoglycoside phosphotransferase family protein encodes MPSADVIIPDELVRLVSRHVPDPGMPTGADWLDRLPALASAVLQEWDLELDGPPRHGYSALVLPVRSPRGRAVAKIVWPHTEGRDEHRALQLWNGRSAVRLLAADPARWAMLLERLDADRTLEQEAAGSALGELTATEDLGVLITALDRSAPPWADTLSDHLRELRTDLDVALAPASNAVAFPRRMLEEARALASDLLTDNGLDARLTHTDLHHGNVLWRPDPGEWVAIDASVLAAEPGWAFQPVLLNTWPALERATNLRQAVRRRLETLADVTGVDLDRARALAHLRLVRDALWELEAAEVDRMQVTRLVTVAKALAGR; translated from the coding sequence GTGCCCTCCGCCGACGTGATCATCCCGGACGAACTGGTCCGCCTGGTGTCCAGGCATGTACCGGACCCGGGGATGCCCACCGGCGCGGACTGGCTGGACCGGCTGCCGGCACTCGCCTCTGCTGTGCTGCAGGAGTGGGACCTGGAGCTCGACGGGCCCCCGCGGCACGGCTACTCCGCCCTGGTGCTGCCGGTGCGCTCCCCGCGCGGGCGGGCCGTGGCCAAGATCGTCTGGCCGCACACCGAGGGCCGGGATGAGCACCGGGCGCTGCAACTGTGGAACGGGCGCAGCGCTGTGCGGCTGCTCGCCGCCGACCCGGCCCGCTGGGCGATGCTGCTGGAGCGCCTGGATGCCGACCGCACCCTGGAGCAGGAGGCAGCCGGCTCCGCACTCGGTGAGCTCACCGCCACCGAGGACCTCGGGGTCCTGATCACCGCGCTGGACCGGTCCGCACCGCCCTGGGCGGACACGCTCAGTGACCACCTGCGCGAGCTCCGCACAGACCTGGACGTCGCGCTCGCCCCGGCAAGCAACGCCGTCGCCTTCCCCAGGCGGATGCTCGAGGAGGCGCGGGCGCTGGCCTCCGACCTGCTCACCGACAACGGCCTTGATGCCCGGCTGACGCACACCGACCTGCACCACGGCAATGTGCTCTGGCGCCCGGACCCTGGCGAGTGGGTGGCCATCGACGCCTCGGTGCTCGCCGCTGAGCCCGGCTGGGCGTTCCAGCCCGTGCTGCTGAACACCTGGCCTGCCCTGGAGCGCGCCACCAACCTGCGCCAGGCGGTGCGACGGCGTCTGGAGACCCTCGCGGACGTGACCGGGGTGGATCTCGACCGCGCGCGGGCGCTCGCCCACCTACGCCTGGTCCGAGACGCACTCTGGGAGCTCGAGGCAGCCGAGGTCGACCGGATGCAGGTCACCCGGCTGGTGACCGTGGCCAAGGCGCTGGCGGGGCGGTGA